Proteins from a single region of Microbacterium sp. zg-Y818:
- a CDS encoding YdeI/OmpD-associated family protein: MGAFDEAEVLRAADAATWRAWLERHHASSRGVWLLRPRAGVVLELVGYGDAVRQALCFGWIDGTVKPYDAETIGQWYAPRRPGSGWAATNKARVAELEASGEMAEPGRRVIAAAKASGAWEMLDGAESGTEPPELTAALDAVPVARANWDAFPPSARKMGLTAVAMAKRTETKAARIAKIVADAAEGRRP; this comes from the coding sequence ATGGGGGCGTTCGACGAGGCCGAGGTGCTGCGGGCGGCGGATGCCGCCACCTGGCGCGCCTGGCTGGAACGCCACCACGCGTCGTCGCGGGGGGTGTGGCTGCTGCGTCCGCGGGCGGGGGTCGTGCTCGAGCTCGTGGGCTACGGCGACGCCGTGCGTCAGGCGCTGTGCTTCGGCTGGATCGACGGCACGGTGAAGCCCTATGACGCCGAGACGATCGGGCAGTGGTACGCGCCCCGGCGGCCCGGCAGCGGCTGGGCGGCGACCAACAAGGCGCGCGTGGCCGAGCTCGAGGCGTCGGGCGAGATGGCCGAACCCGGGCGTCGGGTCATCGCCGCGGCGAAGGCGAGCGGGGCGTGGGAGATGCTCGACGGTGCGGAATCGGGCACCGAGCCGCCGGAGCTGACCGCTGCGCTCGACGCGGTGCCGGTGGCCCGGGCGAACTGGGATGCCTTCCCGCCGTCGGCGCGCAAGATGGGACTGACTGCGGTGGCGATGGCCAAGCGCACCGAGACGAAGGCGGCGCGCATCGCGAAGATCGTGGCCGACGCAGCGGAAGGAAGACGCCCCTGA
- a CDS encoding HAD-IIA family hydrolase, whose amino-acid sequence MRTRADIDCWLTDMDGVLVHESRPIPGAAELLAQWRDTGIPFLVLTNNPIFTPRDLSARLRASGLDVPEESIWTSALATAEFLRSQLPGGTAYVIGEAGLTTALHEAGYIMTETQPDYVVVGETRQYSFEAITRAIRFINNGARFIVTNPDATGPTPYGVVPATGAFAALITKATGREPYVVGKPNPMMFRSALNRIGAHSESTGMIGDRMDTDVVAAIEAGLHSVLVLTGISDRSEIERYPFRPDEILDSVADLLAPGPIETELPEVL is encoded by the coding sequence ATGCGGACCCGCGCCGACATCGACTGCTGGCTGACCGACATGGACGGCGTTCTCGTGCACGAGAGCCGTCCGATTCCGGGAGCCGCCGAACTGCTGGCGCAGTGGCGCGACACCGGCATCCCGTTTCTCGTGCTGACGAACAACCCCATCTTCACGCCGCGCGACCTGAGCGCCCGGCTGCGGGCCTCGGGGCTGGACGTGCCCGAGGAGAGCATCTGGACCTCGGCGCTGGCGACGGCGGAGTTCCTCCGCTCGCAGCTGCCCGGCGGCACCGCCTACGTCATCGGCGAGGCGGGGCTCACCACGGCCCTGCATGAGGCCGGCTACATCATGACCGAGACGCAGCCGGACTACGTCGTGGTCGGCGAGACCCGTCAGTACTCGTTCGAGGCGATCACCCGGGCGATCCGGTTCATCAACAACGGCGCCCGGTTCATCGTCACGAACCCCGACGCGACGGGCCCGACGCCGTACGGTGTAGTTCCCGCCACCGGCGCGTTCGCGGCGCTCATCACCAAGGCCACCGGGCGGGAGCCCTACGTGGTCGGCAAGCCGAACCCGATGATGTTCCGCTCGGCGCTCAACCGCATCGGCGCGCACTCCGAGTCCACCGGCATGATCGGCGACCGCATGGACACCGACGTCGTCGCCGCGATCGAGGCGGGCCTGCACTCGGTGCTCGTGCTCACCGGCATCAGCGACCGCAGCGAGATCGAGCGCTACCCGTTCCGCCCCGATGAGATCCTCGATTCCGTCGCCGACCTCCTCGCCCCCGGTCCGATCGAGACCGAGCTGCCCGAGGTGCTGTGA
- the pntB gene encoding Re/Si-specific NAD(P)(+) transhydrogenase subunit beta produces the protein MTAASVATAAYIVAALLFVLSLRGLSTHETARSGVGYGIAGMAIALAATAWVSVQNAWGDPQATLGLVLLAAAVLIGAAVGLWRARVVEMTGMPELIALLHSFVGLAAVLVGWNGALHDPGLSGALRDIHHAEVFIGVFIGGVTFTGSIVAFLKLSARMSSRPLMLPGKNALNVGALVAFVALTVWYVVTPSLWLLVAVTVLALALGWHLVASIGGGDMPVVVSMLNSYSGWAAAAAGFLLNNDLLIVTGALVGSSGAYLSYIMCKAMNRSFLSVIAGGFGIEAPPAGDVDHGEYREVDAATVADMLREASSVVITPGYGMAVAQAQYPVADLARRLRERGVDVRFGIHPVAGRLPGHMNVLLAEAKVPYDIVLEMDEINDDFASTSVVLVIGANDTVNPAAAEDPTSPIAGMPVLRVWEAENVIVFKRSMAAGYAGVQNPLFYRENTQMLFGDAKERVEDILRAAE, from the coding sequence ATGACCGCCGCCTCCGTGGCCACCGCCGCCTACATCGTCGCGGCGCTGCTGTTCGTGCTGAGCCTGCGCGGGCTCAGCACCCACGAAACGGCCCGGTCGGGCGTCGGGTACGGCATCGCCGGCATGGCCATCGCGCTCGCAGCCACGGCCTGGGTGTCGGTGCAGAACGCGTGGGGCGACCCGCAGGCGACGCTCGGGCTGGTGCTCCTGGCCGCGGCCGTGCTGATCGGCGCGGCGGTGGGCCTGTGGCGGGCGCGCGTGGTCGAGATGACCGGCATGCCCGAGCTCATCGCGCTGTTGCACAGCTTCGTGGGTCTGGCCGCAGTGCTGGTGGGCTGGAACGGCGCGCTGCACGACCCCGGGCTGTCGGGGGCGCTGCGCGACATCCACCACGCCGAGGTGTTCATCGGCGTCTTCATCGGCGGCGTGACCTTCACCGGCTCGATCGTGGCGTTCCTGAAACTGTCGGCGCGCATGTCGTCGCGGCCGCTCATGCTGCCGGGCAAGAACGCGCTCAACGTGGGGGCGCTGGTCGCCTTCGTCGCGCTGACCGTCTGGTACGTCGTCACGCCGTCGCTCTGGCTGCTCGTGGCCGTCACGGTGCTGGCGCTCGCGCTGGGGTGGCACCTCGTGGCATCCATCGGCGGGGGCGACATGCCCGTCGTCGTGTCGATGCTCAACAGCTACTCGGGCTGGGCGGCCGCGGCGGCGGGGTTCCTGCTGAACAACGACCTGCTGATCGTCACCGGTGCCCTCGTCGGGTCGTCGGGTGCGTACCTGTCGTACATCATGTGCAAGGCGATGAACCGGTCGTTCCTGTCGGTGATCGCCGGCGGATTCGGCATCGAGGCGCCGCCCGCGGGTGACGTCGACCACGGCGAGTATCGCGAGGTGGATGCCGCGACCGTGGCGGACATGCTGCGCGAGGCGTCGTCGGTCGTGATCACCCCGGGGTACGGCATGGCCGTCGCGCAGGCGCAGTATCCGGTGGCCGACCTCGCCCGTCGGCTCCGCGAGCGGGGTGTGGACGTGCGGTTCGGCATCCACCCGGTCGCCGGGCGCCTGCCCGGGCACATGAACGTGCTGCTGGCCGAGGCGAAGGTGCCGTACGACATCGTGCTGGAGATGGACGAGATCAACGACGACTTCGCCTCGACGTCGGTGGTGCTGGTGATCGGTGCGAACGACACCGTGAACCCGGCCGCGGCGGAGGATCCGACCTCGCCGATCGCCGGGATGCCGGTGCTGCGGGTGTGGGAGGCCGAGAACGTGATCGTGTTCAAGCGATCGATGGCCGCCGGGTACGCCGGCGTGCAGAACCCGCTGTTCTATCGCGAGAACACCCAGATGCTGTTCGGCGACGCGAAGGAGCGTGTCGAGGACATCCTCCGCGCTGCCGAGTGA
- the pyrE gene encoding orotate phosphoribosyltransferase, protein MTVASTPALEADRQALIALIKDEAVFHGDFTLSSGKKATYYVDMRKLTLDHRAAPAIGRIMLDLVRDVDGIVAVGGLTLGADPIANAIMHESVHAGTPLDAFVVRKEPKDHGRGRQVEGADVVGKRVVVVEDTSTTGQSALKAVEALRREGAEPVAVAVIVDRKTGAQDAVEAAGLQWLAAIDLDDLGLQPQ, encoded by the coding sequence ATGACCGTCGCCTCCACGCCCGCTCTCGAAGCCGACCGCCAGGCGCTCATCGCGCTGATCAAGGACGAGGCCGTCTTCCACGGCGACTTCACGCTGTCGTCGGGCAAGAAGGCCACCTACTACGTCGACATGCGCAAGCTCACGCTCGACCACCGCGCCGCTCCCGCGATCGGACGCATCATGCTCGACCTCGTGCGCGACGTCGACGGGATCGTCGCCGTGGGCGGACTGACCCTCGGCGCCGACCCGATCGCCAACGCGATCATGCACGAGTCGGTGCACGCCGGCACCCCGCTCGACGCCTTCGTCGTGCGCAAGGAGCCGAAGGACCACGGCCGCGGCCGCCAGGTCGAGGGCGCCGACGTCGTCGGCAAGCGCGTCGTCGTGGTCGAGGACACCTCCACGACGGGGCAGTCCGCGCTCAAGGCCGTCGAGGCCCTCCGCCGCGAGGGTGCGGAACCCGTCGCCGTCGCCGTGATCGTCGACCGCAAGACCGGCGCGCAGGATGCCGTGGAGGCAGCGGGCCTGCAGTGGCTCGCCGCGATCGACCTCGACGACCTGGGTCTGCAGCCGCAGTAG
- a CDS encoding NAD(P)-dependent oxidoreductase, with translation MRIAVTGASGKLGRTVVRVLRDAGHTVIGLDMVGERGPGFVRVDLTDFGQVIDAIAGVNDQHDGVDALVHLAAIPAPGIVSDVATFHNNIAATFNVFWAAVRLGIEKIVYASSETVQGLPFDVPPPYIPVDEDYPARPESVYSLVKHLEEQLAIELVRWHPTLSITALRFSNVMDPEDYAAFPSFDADATLRKWNLWSYIDARDGAQAVLRALEVAPAGFDRFLIAAADTVMSRPAAELVAEVFPDVPVRGELPPHASLFSTEKARRLLGYEPQHSWRDEA, from the coding sequence ATGCGCATCGCCGTCACCGGAGCATCCGGAAAACTGGGTCGTACCGTCGTCCGCGTCCTCCGGGATGCCGGCCACACCGTGATCGGCCTCGACATGGTCGGGGAACGCGGGCCGGGCTTCGTGCGGGTCGACCTCACGGACTTCGGCCAGGTGATCGACGCCATCGCCGGCGTGAATGATCAGCACGACGGTGTGGACGCGCTCGTCCACCTCGCGGCGATCCCGGCGCCCGGCATCGTCAGCGACGTCGCGACCTTCCACAACAACATCGCGGCGACCTTCAATGTGTTCTGGGCAGCGGTGCGCCTGGGCATCGAGAAGATCGTCTACGCCTCGAGCGAGACGGTGCAGGGGCTGCCGTTCGACGTGCCGCCGCCGTACATCCCGGTCGACGAGGACTATCCCGCCCGGCCGGAGTCGGTGTACTCGCTCGTCAAGCACCTCGAGGAGCAGCTGGCGATCGAGCTCGTGCGCTGGCATCCGACGCTGTCGATCACTGCGCTGCGCTTCTCCAACGTCATGGACCCGGAGGACTACGCGGCGTTCCCGTCGTTCGACGCGGATGCCACGCTGCGCAAGTGGAACCTCTGGTCCTACATCGACGCGCGCGACGGCGCCCAGGCGGTGCTCCGCGCGCTCGAGGTGGCGCCCGCCGGGTTCGACCGCTTCCTCATCGCGGCGGCGGACACCGTCATGTCGCGGCCGGCCGCGGAACTCGTCGCCGAGGTCTTTCCGGACGTGCCGGTGCGCGGGGAGCTTCCGCCGCACGCGAGCCTGTTCTCGACGGAGAAGGCGCGTCGGCTGCTGGGCTACGAGCCGCAGCACTCCTGGCGCGACGAGGCGTAG
- a CDS encoding Re/Si-specific NAD(P)(+) transhydrogenase subunit alpha gives MTRMGIVTERDAETRVAATPGTVAKLIALGYELVVETGAGAASSFPDAAYREAGAQIVDRDEAWAAEIVLKVNPPTPDEVALLADGATLIGLLAAALRPDVRESLQTRGITALALDAVPRISRAQSMDVLSSMANISGYRAVVEAAHEFGRFFTGQVTAAGKVPPATVLIAGAGVAGLAAIGAASSLGAVVRATDPRPEVADQVRSIGGEYLPVVVDETMDSSDGYAKATSEAYDRAAAALYSAQAREVDIVITTALIPGRAAPRLLTAADVASMKPGSVIVDMAAAQGGNVEGSVDGERVVTDNGVVILGYSDLASRLPTQASQLYGTNLVNLVKLLTPGKDGRLVLDFDDVVQRSITVVRDGQSTWPPPPVQVSAAPAAASVPPPDAGPAKPKRTLSPAGRSGLIALGIAALFAVSAIAPAPLPQHLTVLVLSVIVGFYVIGKVHHALHTPLMSVTNAISGIIIVGAMLQVTTPDPPVQILAAVAVLLASVNIFGGFAVTRRMLAMFSKGDR, from the coding sequence ATGACGCGCATGGGGATCGTCACCGAACGGGATGCCGAAACGCGGGTGGCGGCCACTCCCGGGACGGTGGCGAAGCTGATCGCGCTCGGGTACGAACTGGTCGTCGAGACGGGAGCGGGTGCCGCGTCGTCGTTTCCGGATGCCGCCTACCGTGAGGCCGGCGCCCAGATCGTCGACCGCGACGAGGCGTGGGCGGCCGAGATCGTGCTCAAGGTCAACCCCCCGACACCCGATGAAGTGGCTCTGCTGGCCGACGGGGCGACCCTCATCGGGCTTCTCGCCGCGGCGCTGCGCCCCGACGTGCGCGAGTCACTGCAGACGCGCGGCATCACCGCGCTCGCCCTCGACGCCGTGCCGCGCATCTCCCGCGCGCAGTCGATGGACGTGCTCAGCTCCATGGCCAACATCTCGGGCTATCGCGCCGTCGTCGAGGCGGCGCACGAGTTCGGCCGCTTCTTCACCGGCCAGGTGACGGCGGCAGGCAAGGTGCCCCCGGCCACGGTGCTGATCGCCGGGGCCGGGGTCGCCGGGCTGGCGGCCATCGGCGCGGCATCGTCTCTGGGCGCGGTCGTGCGCGCGACCGACCCGCGGCCCGAGGTCGCCGATCAGGTGCGCTCCATCGGCGGCGAGTACCTGCCGGTGGTCGTGGACGAGACGATGGACTCGTCCGACGGCTACGCGAAGGCGACGAGCGAGGCCTACGACCGTGCCGCCGCGGCGCTGTACTCGGCGCAGGCTCGCGAGGTCGACATCGTCATCACGACCGCGCTGATCCCGGGGCGGGCGGCGCCGCGCCTGCTCACCGCCGCGGACGTCGCGAGCATGAAGCCCGGCAGCGTCATCGTCGACATGGCCGCCGCCCAGGGCGGCAACGTCGAGGGATCCGTCGACGGTGAGCGCGTCGTCACCGACAACGGCGTGGTCATCCTGGGCTACTCCGACCTGGCATCCCGCCTGCCCACCCAGGCGTCGCAGCTCTACGGCACGAACCTCGTGAACCTGGTGAAGCTGCTGACCCCCGGCAAGGATGGGCGACTGGTCCTCGACTTCGACGACGTCGTGCAGCGCTCGATCACCGTCGTGCGGGACGGGCAGTCGACCTGGCCACCGCCGCCGGTGCAGGTGTCGGCGGCGCCTGCCGCGGCATCCGTCCCGCCGCCCGACGCCGGGCCCGCGAAGCCGAAGCGCACCCTCTCGCCCGCGGGCCGCTCCGGGCTGATCGCCCTCGGCATCGCCGCCCTCTTCGCGGTGTCGGCGATCGCCCCGGCACCGCTGCCGCAGCACCTGACCGTGCTGGTGCTCTCGGTCATCGTCGGGTTCTACGTGATCGGCAAGGTGCACCACGCGCTGCACACCCCGCTGATGAGCGTGACCAACGCGATCTCGGGCATCATCATCGTCGGCGCGATGCTGCAGGTGACCACCCCCGACCCGCCGGTGCAGATCCTGGCCGCGGTCGCGGTGCTGCTGGCATCGGTCAACATCTTCGGCGGGTTCGCCGTCACCCGGCGCATGCTCGCCATGTTCTCGAAGGGCGACCGATGA
- a CDS encoding metal-dependent transcriptional regulator translates to MPASRPVVDDYLKTIYHHTEWQTDPVTPSRLASELGLAPSSVTEMVQKLASQGLVTHRPYGPVQLTDEGVRRAAGVIRRHRLVETWLVREFGYAWDEVHDEAEVLEHTISDRLLEGIAARLGHPRFDPHGDAIPDADGTVHREPFVLLARAAPGHRGRVLRVSDRDPALLRACEEAGLDVGHTIAVVGDGTVSVDGSPAITLPAGAADAIWVTA, encoded by the coding sequence GTGCCCGCTTCACGTCCCGTCGTCGACGACTACCTCAAGACGATCTACCACCACACCGAGTGGCAGACCGATCCGGTGACCCCGTCGCGGCTGGCATCCGAGCTGGGGCTGGCTCCCTCGAGTGTCACCGAGATGGTGCAGAAGCTCGCCTCCCAGGGGCTCGTCACCCACCGCCCGTACGGCCCCGTGCAGCTCACTGACGAGGGGGTGCGCCGCGCGGCGGGCGTCATCCGTCGGCATCGCCTGGTCGAGACGTGGCTCGTGCGCGAGTTCGGCTACGCCTGGGACGAGGTCCACGACGAGGCCGAGGTGCTCGAGCACACCATCAGCGACCGGCTTCTCGAAGGCATCGCCGCCCGCCTCGGCCACCCCCGCTTCGATCCGCACGGCGACGCCATTCCGGATGCCGACGGCACGGTGCACCGCGAACCTTTCGTACTGCTGGCGCGGGCCGCGCCCGGACACCGCGGCCGCGTGCTGCGCGTGAGCGACCGCGACCCGGCGCTGCTGCGGGCGTGCGAAGAGGCCGGCCTCGACGTGGGGCACACGATCGCCGTGGTCGGTGACGGCACCGTCTCGGTCGACGGCTCCCCCGCGATCACCCTGCCTGCCGGTGCGGCGGACGCGATCTGGGTCACCGCCTGA
- a CDS encoding RNA methyltransferase: MTDLADADAAPEAEPTLPYGVGPWPGGPEAWPDDPRYDPELLAHGDRRNVVDQYRYWTMAAIVADLDAKRHPFHVAIENWQHDMNIGSIVRSANAFAAAEVHIVGKRRWNRRGAMVTDRYQHVRHHEDVAAFAAWAADAGLPIVAVDNVPGSVPVDRADLPERCVLLFGQEGPGLSPEALAAAASTVEIAQYGSTRSINASAAAAVVMYEWCRRWA; this comes from the coding sequence ATGACCGATCTCGCCGACGCCGACGCCGCACCCGAGGCCGAGCCGACGCTGCCCTACGGCGTGGGGCCGTGGCCGGGGGGACCCGAGGCGTGGCCGGACGACCCCCGCTACGACCCCGAGCTGCTGGCGCACGGTGACCGCCGCAACGTCGTCGACCAGTACCGCTACTGGACGATGGCGGCGATCGTCGCCGATCTCGACGCCAAGCGGCATCCGTTCCACGTCGCCATCGAGAACTGGCAGCACGACATGAACATCGGCTCGATCGTGCGCAGCGCCAACGCGTTCGCCGCCGCCGAGGTGCACATCGTGGGAAAGCGCCGCTGGAACCGCCGCGGGGCCATGGTCACCGACCGGTACCAGCACGTGCGCCACCATGAGGACGTCGCGGCCTTCGCCGCGTGGGCGGCCGATGCGGGCCTTCCGATCGTGGCGGTCGACAACGTGCCGGGATCGGTGCCCGTCGACCGCGCCGACCTCCCCGAGCGGTGCGTGCTCCTTTTCGGTCAGGAGGGTCCGGGGCTGTCGCCCGAGGCGCTCGCCGCGGCCGCCTCGACCGTCGAGATCGCACAGTACGGTTCGACCCGCTCCATCAACGCCAGCGCCGCGGCCGCGGTCGTGATGTACGAGTGGTGCCGCCGCTGGGCGTGA
- a CDS encoding SDR family NAD(P)-dependent oxidoreductase, producing the protein MPRRDDWDPEHLPDLEGRRYLITGSNKGLGFFAALQLAGAGAHVVMTGRNPNRLAAARAAVLRQVTDATPATVETLLLDTSNLGSVRAAAATARGRRGLDGLLLNAGIVHPPKTRELTADGHEVVLATNVLGHFALAGELLPSLAAAGGRMVWVGSMATSLWSYDPEDPELESGYTGWRAYVQSKVMTAAIGFEAARRLADAGVAVESLVAHPGYSTSGRTRGIQGVNEPSRAKRFTANLQAAVAQSKERGAWPLVRALLDPAAENGSFWGPGLVARGAPRKAISSKITRDPERAARLWEFCEGATSVAWPFEQAAGTRRRVRG; encoded by the coding sequence GTGCCGCGACGCGATGACTGGGACCCCGAGCACCTCCCCGACCTGGAGGGCCGCCGCTACCTGATCACCGGCTCCAACAAAGGGCTGGGGTTCTTCGCCGCGCTGCAGTTGGCCGGCGCCGGCGCGCACGTGGTCATGACCGGCCGCAATCCCAACCGGCTCGCGGCCGCCCGCGCGGCGGTGCTGCGTCAGGTCACGGATGCCACGCCCGCCACCGTCGAGACGCTGCTGCTGGACACGAGCAACCTCGGCTCGGTGCGCGCCGCCGCGGCGACAGCCCGCGGCCGCCGCGGACTCGACGGCCTGCTGCTGAACGCCGGCATCGTGCACCCGCCGAAGACCCGCGAACTCACCGCCGACGGTCACGAAGTGGTGCTCGCCACCAACGTCCTCGGTCATTTCGCCCTGGCCGGAGAGCTGTTGCCGTCGCTGGCCGCGGCCGGCGGGCGCATGGTGTGGGTGGGGAGCATGGCGACATCGCTGTGGTCGTACGACCCCGAGGACCCGGAACTCGAGTCCGGCTACACCGGCTGGCGGGCCTACGTGCAGTCGAAGGTCATGACCGCCGCCATCGGTTTCGAGGCCGCCCGGCGGCTGGCCGACGCGGGCGTCGCGGTGGAGAGCCTCGTCGCCCACCCCGGGTACTCCACCAGCGGCCGCACCCGTGGCATCCAGGGGGTCAATGAGCCCAGCCGCGCGAAGCGGTTCACCGCCAACCTTCAGGCCGCGGTCGCGCAGTCCAAGGAGCGCGGCGCCTGGCCGCTCGTGCGGGCGCTGCTCGACCCCGCCGCGGAGAACGGATCGTTCTGGGGCCCCGGCCTGGTCGCCCGCGGTGCACCCCGCAAGGCGATCTCGTCGAAGATCACAAGGGACCCGGAGCGGGCGGCGCGCCTGTGGGAGTTCTGCGAGGGGGCCACCAGCGTGGCGTGGCCGTTCGAGCAGGCCGCGGGCACCCGGCGGCGCGTGCGCGGCTGA
- a CDS encoding Nramp family divalent metal transporter — protein MPKSAALDAPPTPPRRPAASRPLAWLMGPAIVAGVAYLDPGNVASNMTAGARYGYLLVWVVVVGNGMAWLIQYLSAKLGVVTGESLPEVLGRRIRTRWGRRAYWVQAELVAMATDIAEVIGGAVALHLLFGIPLVWGGAITGVVSLALLLLQARRGARTFEFVIAGLVLIIAVGFVFGVFVAPPDPAGIVGGLLPRFEGTDSVLLAASILGATIMPHAIYAHSALSRDRFAPATEGAAETLEARRGISIPRLLRATRWDVTIAMAVAGTVNLCILLLAAAALSGAPGTDSLEGAYAALRDGIGPVVATLFAVGLLASGLASTAVGAYAGAEIMHGLLRVRIPLLLRRLVTLIPALVVLALGVDPTLALILSQVVLSFGIPFALVPLVALTARRDVLGAYRNRPWTTVAGVASSVFLIALNALLLWLVLTGS, from the coding sequence ATGCCGAAATCTGCCGCGCTCGACGCGCCGCCGACGCCCCCTCGGCGGCCGGCCGCCTCCCGCCCCCTCGCCTGGCTGATGGGCCCGGCGATCGTCGCGGGTGTCGCGTACCTCGACCCGGGCAACGTCGCAAGCAACATGACGGCGGGAGCCCGCTACGGCTATCTGCTGGTCTGGGTCGTGGTCGTGGGCAACGGCATGGCGTGGCTCATCCAGTACCTCTCGGCCAAGCTCGGCGTCGTCACCGGCGAGAGCCTGCCCGAAGTGCTTGGCCGGCGCATACGCACCCGCTGGGGCCGGCGCGCCTACTGGGTGCAGGCCGAGCTCGTCGCGATGGCCACCGACATCGCCGAGGTCATCGGGGGGGCAGTCGCGCTCCACCTGCTGTTCGGCATTCCGCTGGTGTGGGGCGGGGCGATCACTGGCGTCGTCTCACTGGCGCTGCTGCTGCTGCAGGCCCGTCGCGGCGCCCGCACCTTCGAGTTCGTCATCGCCGGACTGGTGCTGATCATCGCCGTCGGCTTCGTCTTCGGGGTCTTCGTCGCCCCGCCCGATCCCGCCGGGATCGTCGGCGGGCTGCTGCCACGTTTCGAGGGAACCGATTCCGTGCTGCTGGCCGCGTCGATCCTCGGTGCGACGATCATGCCGCACGCGATCTACGCCCACTCCGCCCTCAGCCGCGACCGGTTCGCCCCTGCCACCGAGGGCGCGGCCGAGACCCTCGAAGCCCGCCGCGGCATCTCGATCCCGCGGCTGCTGCGCGCCACCCGGTGGGACGTCACCATCGCCATGGCCGTCGCGGGCACCGTGAACCTCTGCATCCTGCTGCTGGCGGCCGCCGCCCTGTCGGGCGCGCCGGGGACGGACAGCCTCGAGGGCGCGTACGCAGCGCTGCGTGACGGCATCGGGCCGGTCGTGGCCACCCTGTTCGCCGTCGGCCTGCTGGCCAGCGGCCTGGCGAGCACCGCCGTCGGCGCCTACGCCGGAGCCGAGATCATGCACGGCCTGCTGCGGGTGCGCATCCCCCTGCTCCTCCGGCGCCTGGTGACCCTCATTCCGGCGCTGGTCGTCCTCGCCCTCGGCGTCGACCCGACGCTCGCCCTCATCCTGAGCCAGGTCGTCCTCTCCTTCGGCATCCCGTTCGCCCTCGTGCCGCTGGTGGCGCTGACCGCCCGCCGCGACGTGCTGGGCGCCTACCGCAACCGGCCGTGGACGACCGTCGCGGGCGTGGCGTCGTCGGTGTTCCTCATCGCGCTGAACGCTCTGCTGCTGTGGCTCGTCCTCACGGGGTCATGA